Proteins from one Bacteroides zhangwenhongii genomic window:
- a CDS encoding sugar phosphate isomerase/epimerase family protein: MRVPVFILFMAMTMGLYAQKYKVGTTTALWKVPASTDFSQARSVGVEYVEVAFNQCYRGVPADEVVPRIRDMKAKIDSAGIKVWSIHLPFSRTLDISVLDEKKRKENVDFMAEMIEQCAQFQPKCLVLHPSSEPIADSIRAQRITNASRSIAYLKKYADQIGAQLCIENLPRTCLGNTPEELLEIIKDIPGVKVCFDTNHYTKGTTEHFVETVGERIGTIHASDFDFVNECHWLPTQGDIQWGKLMHALEGIGYEGVFMYEATKDHENDNTRPTPERVVETFNKIINDYKNQK, translated from the coding sequence ATGAGAGTTCCTGTTTTTATCTTATTTATGGCGATGACAATGGGTTTATATGCACAGAAATATAAAGTAGGTACGACTACAGCTTTGTGGAAAGTACCTGCTTCCACAGACTTTTCTCAAGCCCGGTCTGTGGGGGTAGAGTATGTGGAAGTAGCATTTAACCAGTGTTATAGAGGAGTTCCGGCAGATGAAGTTGTTCCTCGTATCCGGGATATGAAAGCAAAAATTGATAGTGCTGGTATCAAGGTCTGGTCTATACATCTTCCTTTCTCACGCACGTTGGACATATCGGTGCTGGATGAAAAGAAAAGGAAAGAAAATGTAGATTTTATGGCGGAGATGATTGAACAGTGCGCTCAATTTCAGCCGAAATGTTTAGTGCTGCATCCTAGTTCCGAGCCTATTGCTGACAGTATTCGGGCACAAAGAATAACTAACGCTTCCAGGTCTATCGCTTATCTGAAAAAATATGCAGATCAAATAGGAGCACAGTTGTGCATCGAAAATCTGCCGAGAACTTGTCTGGGTAATACTCCTGAAGAGCTTTTGGAGATAATCAAAGATATTCCGGGTGTGAAGGTTTGTTTTGATACCAATCATTATACTAAAGGGACGACAGAGCATTTTGTAGAAACTGTTGGTGAACGTATAGGTACTATACATGCCTCGGACTTTGACTTTGTCAACGAGTGTCACTGGCTTCCTACACAAGGTGACATTCAATGGGGAAAGTTAATGCATGCACTCGAAGGAATCGGCTATGAAGGGGTTTTCATGTATGAAGCTACCAAAGACCATGAAAACGACAACACACGTCCGACACCGGAACGGGTGGTTGAGACTTTCAATAAAATAATTAATGACTATAAAAATCAGAAATAA
- a CDS encoding glycerophosphodiester phosphodiesterase family protein → MKRICNFILLLCLVQLAVAQNRIAEIRENLLGNHPDKILVVSHRADWRNAPENSLQGIQNCIDMGVDMVEIDLKRTKDGHLVVMHDKTINRTMSGKGLVEDYTLAELKAMRLKNGVACKTRHQIPTLEEVMLLCKGKIMVNIDKGYDYFQEAYIVLEKTGTVDQCVIKAGLPYEQVKAENGAVLDKVIFMPIVQLHKKGAEAIIDSYQTHMKPAAYELVFDNDSPEVLNLIKKVRDTGSKLFINSLWPELCGGHDDDRAVELHQPDESWGWIINQGAKLIQTDRPALLLEYLRKKKLHD, encoded by the coding sequence ATGAAACGGATATGTAACTTCATACTTCTTCTGTGTTTGGTGCAACTGGCTGTTGCCCAAAATAGAATAGCTGAAATCAGAGAAAATCTGCTGGGAAATCATCCGGATAAAATATTGGTTGTATCCCACCGGGCTGACTGGCGTAATGCCCCGGAAAACTCATTGCAAGGTATACAGAATTGCATTGATATGGGTGTCGATATGGTGGAGATCGATTTGAAACGAACCAAAGACGGACATTTAGTAGTGATGCATGATAAAACAATCAATCGTACCATGTCCGGAAAAGGACTGGTGGAAGATTATACATTGGCCGAATTGAAAGCAATGCGTCTTAAAAATGGAGTAGCTTGTAAGACACGACATCAGATTCCTACATTGGAAGAAGTGATGTTGCTCTGCAAAGGTAAGATTATGGTAAATATTGATAAGGGGTATGATTATTTTCAGGAAGCTTATATTGTACTCGAAAAGACGGGAACGGTTGACCAGTGTGTTATCAAAGCCGGTCTTCCTTATGAACAAGTGAAAGCCGAAAACGGTGCTGTATTGGATAAAGTGATTTTTATGCCTATTGTACAGTTGCATAAAAAAGGAGCCGAAGCTATTATTGACAGTTATCAGACTCACATGAAGCCTGCTGCTTATGAGTTAGTGTTTGATAATGATAGTCCGGAGGTGCTTAACCTGATAAAAAAAGTGCGTGATACAGGTTCTAAGTTGTTTATAAACTCTCTTTGGCCCGAATTATGCGGTGGTCATGATGACGACCGTGCAGTAGAACTTCATCAACCGGATGAAAGCTGGGGATGGATCATTAATCAGGGAGCCAAATTAATTCAAACTGACCGTCCTGCCCTCTTATTGGAGTATCTGCGCAAAAAGAAACTTCACGACTAA
- a CDS encoding RagB/SusD family nutrient uptake outer membrane protein — MKKYKLILFLSTALLSVACTDSFFDLEPSSSVPTDKVYKTAEDFNVAVIGCYSKLQTQVSYFTECCEYRSDNLTLSAPTAGTQDRYDIDQFADKASNGILEAAWANFNNGVYRCNLVLDRIDEANFDATLKKQYKGEALFIRALTYFNMYRLWGGIPMTNKVVTVAEALKIGRSSDQQVYDFLVGDLNQVVNENMLPSSYTSADMGRVTSGAAMALLGKIYLTFHKWTEARNVLSQLVGRYSLMTTPEQVFDVNNKMNDEIIFAVRFNKDVEGEGHGYWFSIINLTDDTNQTKSLKECYKDGDKRKNLITYVKVEDKVCVMNKFKDVKSATYNTVGNDQIILRYADVLLMYAEALNEISYSNLQNSEAMVALNAVHTRAGLSPLQITELPDQDSFRKAIMLERQQEFPYEGQRWFDLVRMGGAKEAMKAEGHIIQDYQFLYPIPKTELERINNTELLWQNTGY; from the coding sequence ATGAAAAAATATAAACTAATACTATTCCTATCAACTGCCTTGTTATCAGTTGCTTGTACAGATAGTTTCTTCGATTTGGAACCGAGTAGCAGTGTGCCTACCGACAAGGTATATAAGACAGCGGAAGATTTTAATGTAGCCGTGATAGGATGTTACTCCAAATTGCAGACACAAGTTTCCTATTTTACAGAGTGTTGCGAATATCGGAGTGATAATTTGACATTGAGTGCGCCCACTGCCGGAACACAAGACCGTTATGATATCGATCAGTTTGCAGATAAAGCTTCTAACGGAATTTTGGAAGCCGCCTGGGCGAACTTTAATAATGGAGTCTATCGTTGCAATCTTGTATTAGATAGAATTGATGAGGCCAACTTCGATGCGACTCTGAAAAAACAATATAAAGGCGAAGCTCTTTTCATCCGTGCCCTTACTTATTTTAATATGTATCGTTTATGGGGAGGGATACCGATGACTAATAAAGTGGTGACGGTGGCTGAAGCTCTTAAAATCGGGCGCAGTTCCGATCAACAGGTTTATGATTTTCTTGTCGGTGATTTGAATCAGGTTGTTAATGAAAATATGTTGCCGTCTTCTTATACAAGTGCCGATATGGGACGAGTGACTTCCGGTGCTGCAATGGCATTGCTCGGCAAGATTTACCTGACTTTCCATAAATGGACGGAGGCTCGCAATGTGCTATCTCAACTAGTGGGTCGGTATTCTTTAATGACTACTCCCGAACAGGTGTTTGACGTGAACAATAAAATGAACGATGAGATTATTTTTGCTGTTCGCTTTAATAAAGATGTCGAAGGAGAAGGACATGGATATTGGTTCTCTATTATTAATCTGACTGATGATACCAATCAGACAAAGTCTCTGAAAGAGTGCTACAAAGATGGGGATAAGCGCAAGAATCTGATTACCTATGTAAAGGTGGAAGATAAAGTATGCGTGATGAATAAATTTAAAGATGTCAAAAGTGCGACCTATAATACAGTCGGTAATGACCAGATTATTCTCCGTTATGCCGATGTGCTGTTGATGTACGCCGAAGCTTTGAATGAAATCAGTTATAGTAATTTGCAGAATTCAGAAGCTATGGTTGCTTTGAATGCTGTGCATACTCGTGCCGGATTGTCTCCGCTTCAGATAACAGAACTTCCCGACCAGGATAGCTTCCGTAAAGCGATTATGTTGGAACGTCAACAGGAGTTTCCTTATGAGGGACAGCGTTGGTTCGATTTGGTACGTATGGGAGGTGCTAAGGAGGCTATGAAAGCAGAAGGACATATTATTCAGGACTATCAATTCCTGTATCCTATTCCTAAAACGGAGTTGGAAAGAATAAACAACACAGAACTGCTGTGGCAGAATACGGGATATTAA
- a CDS encoding TonB-dependent receptor — MNNLLICKGISKNSCSFLAFLLFTFILIAPAAAQTLKEHDITLRVQNEPVESVFNKISKQTNFKFLYDQETVNKAPRVSFDIKNASLKQILGEITSQAKLYFNRTDHTIAVSKQPLKKEETAQRARTIQGIVADDKGEPVIGASVQIKGEGSGTITDIDGRYSLMNVPESATLTISYIGYKTVNISAKDKNTAKITLVEDSKMIDEVVVVGYGVQRKRDVSTSISSVKAEQIADVSASDFRQALAGKMPGVQVTQPSGDPEGSVSIRVRGISTVNAGSDPLYIIDGVPVERGFANLNNNDVESVEVLKDASSAAIYGSRGSNGVIIITTKQGQSEKMKVQYDGYYGIQSVSKKLSMMNAYQFAEFAKDGHDNAYLDANPGGSPDDPNGMRPNSWERIPTELFPYLNGDKGLTDTDWQDAIFRTAATTSHNVSISGRGKTVGYFISANYYDKEGIIINSDFKKYSMRMNLDGKYKRLKFGLNFSPSYSTSNRVDASGSNGIVQSALMMPPVWPVYNADGSYNYQGNGYWRIGNDYQHNAVLNPVAMANLQSDVVDRMAIVGKVFAELELYKGLTYNISFGGDYYGSHNDQYRSSELPLLGQKYYDVKSNPTAYSSSGFYFNWLVENKINYNTTIKDAHSINVVLVQSAQKETYKGDNVTATDFPNDYIQTISGGTVTKGASDKTQWTIASYLARMQYSYKGKYMASAAIRADGSSRFGKNNRWGYFPSASLAWRISGEDFFMKAKCLSFVDDLKLRASYGVTGNFQIGNYDHLSLMALDNYVLGTGNGQLVNGYKPSTIKNEDLSWEKNAMVNVGVDLQMFKGLLGLTVDYYNTNTSNMLLNVPVPHLTGYSTALMNIGKVNNRGWEVALTSQKNVTKDFGYSFNANYATNTNEVKALGPGNAPIISTGSVDHAYYITKVGEPIGCYYLLVQDGIFSNEEELKKYPHFSNTQPGDFRFVDVDGDGVMDLDKDRTIVGNYMPDFTYGFGGKVWFKGFDLDFNFQGVYGNEILNLNRRYIDNLEGNTNGTTIALNRWKSPEDPGNGQVNRANRKSKGYNGRTSTWHLEDGSYLRLQNVTLGYTLPKNLTQRFFVEKLRVYVSGQNLWTSTNYSGYNPEVNARPSNSLSPGEDYGTYPLAKTFLFGLNITL, encoded by the coding sequence ATGAATAATCTTCTTATTTGTAAAGGGATAAGTAAAAATAGCTGTTCGTTTTTAGCTTTTTTACTATTCACCTTCATTTTAATAGCTCCGGCTGCTGCTCAGACATTGAAAGAGCATGATATTACGCTTCGTGTGCAAAACGAGCCGGTAGAGAGTGTTTTCAATAAAATCAGCAAACAGACTAATTTTAAGTTTCTCTATGATCAGGAGACGGTGAACAAGGCTCCGAGAGTTTCTTTCGACATTAAAAATGCTTCATTAAAACAGATTCTGGGAGAAATTACTTCCCAGGCCAAGCTTTATTTCAATAGGACCGATCATACAATTGCTGTCAGCAAACAGCCGCTTAAGAAAGAAGAAACTGCTCAACGTGCACGCACTATCCAGGGAATAGTTGCCGATGATAAAGGAGAACCGGTGATTGGTGCCAGTGTGCAGATTAAGGGAGAAGGCAGTGGTACGATTACCGATATCGACGGACGTTATTCATTAATGAATGTACCGGAGTCTGCAACGTTGACCATCTCTTATATTGGATATAAAACGGTAAATATCTCTGCAAAGGATAAAAATACGGCGAAAATCACGTTGGTAGAAGATAGTAAGATGATTGATGAGGTAGTAGTGGTGGGATATGGAGTTCAGAGAAAAAGAGACGTCTCTACTTCTATTTCTTCCGTGAAAGCTGAACAAATTGCGGATGTTTCTGCTTCAGACTTTCGTCAGGCGTTGGCAGGTAAGATGCCGGGGGTACAGGTTACACAACCAAGTGGTGATCCGGAGGGAAGTGTAAGTATCCGTGTTCGTGGTATCAGTACGGTTAATGCTGGTAGTGATCCTCTTTATATTATTGATGGCGTGCCGGTGGAACGTGGATTTGCCAATCTGAATAATAATGATGTCGAATCTGTGGAGGTTTTGAAAGATGCTTCGTCGGCAGCTATTTATGGTAGTCGCGGTTCCAACGGTGTAATTATTATCACGACCAAGCAGGGACAGTCGGAAAAGATGAAAGTGCAGTATGATGGATATTATGGTATCCAGAGTGTTTCGAAGAAACTTTCAATGATGAATGCATATCAGTTTGCCGAATTTGCAAAGGATGGTCATGACAACGCTTATCTGGATGCTAATCCCGGAGGTTCACCGGATGACCCGAACGGAATGCGTCCGAATTCATGGGAGCGTATTCCTACGGAACTCTTTCCCTATCTGAATGGTGATAAGGGGTTGACGGATACGGATTGGCAAGATGCTATTTTTCGTACTGCTGCTACTACCAGCCACAATGTTTCTATTTCCGGCAGAGGAAAAACAGTCGGCTATTTCATTTCTGCCAACTATTATGATAAAGAGGGTATTATAATTAATTCCGACTTTAAGAAATATAGTATGCGTATGAATTTGGACGGGAAATATAAAAGACTGAAATTCGGTTTGAATTTCTCTCCTTCCTATTCTACTTCCAATCGGGTAGATGCTTCCGGATCTAATGGTATTGTGCAATCGGCATTGATGATGCCTCCGGTATGGCCGGTGTATAATGCGGATGGCAGCTATAATTATCAGGGAAACGGCTATTGGAGAATTGGAAATGACTATCAGCATAATGCCGTATTGAACCCGGTAGCCATGGCAAACTTACAATCGGATGTCGTAGACCGTATGGCGATTGTCGGAAAAGTTTTTGCTGAATTGGAGTTGTATAAGGGGCTTACTTATAACATTTCTTTTGGTGGCGATTATTATGGTTCGCATAATGACCAATATCGTTCTTCGGAACTTCCTTTATTGGGACAGAAGTATTATGATGTAAAGTCAAATCCGACAGCCTACAGTTCATCAGGTTTTTATTTCAACTGGTTGGTGGAGAATAAAATCAATTATAACACAACGATTAAGGATGCTCATTCTATCAATGTGGTCTTAGTACAGTCGGCTCAAAAAGAGACATATAAAGGAGATAATGTGACGGCAACCGATTTCCCGAACGACTATATACAAACAATTTCCGGAGGTACGGTGACGAAAGGTGCATCTGATAAAACCCAATGGACGATTGCTTCTTATCTGGCACGTATGCAGTACAGTTATAAAGGTAAATATATGGCTTCGGCAGCTATTCGTGCAGACGGTTCTTCCCGTTTTGGCAAGAATAACCGGTGGGGATATTTTCCTTCAGCTTCTTTGGCGTGGAGAATAAGCGGAGAAGACTTCTTTATGAAGGCTAAGTGTCTGTCGTTTGTTGATGATTTGAAGTTAAGAGCGAGTTATGGAGTGACCGGTAACTTCCAGATTGGCAATTATGATCATTTGTCTCTGATGGCTTTGGATAATTATGTGCTTGGCACAGGTAACGGACAATTGGTGAATGGTTATAAGCCAAGTACCATAAAGAATGAAGATTTGAGTTGGGAAAAGAATGCGATGGTGAATGTGGGTGTTGATTTGCAGATGTTCAAAGGATTGCTGGGATTGACTGTGGATTATTATAATACCAATACCTCTAATATGTTGTTGAATGTACCAGTTCCCCACCTGACCGGATATAGCACTGCATTGATGAATATCGGTAAAGTGAATAATAGGGGATGGGAAGTTGCCTTGACCTCACAGAAGAATGTAACTAAAGATTTCGGTTATTCGTTCAATGCTAATTATGCCACTAATACGAACGAGGTGAAGGCACTTGGTCCAGGTAATGCTCCTATCATATCTACCGGTAGCGTAGATCATGCTTATTACATAACGAAAGTCGGTGAACCTATCGGATGTTATTATCTGTTGGTGCAGGATGGAATTTTCTCTAATGAAGAAGAATTAAAAAAGTATCCTCATTTCAGCAATACCCAGCCGGGAGATTTCCGCTTTGTGGATGTAGACGGGGATGGAGTGATGGACTTGGATAAAGATCGTACAATCGTGGGTAACTATATGCCCGATTTTACCTATGGGTTTGGTGGTAAAGTCTGGTTTAAGGGATTTGACCTTGATTTTAATTTTCAAGGAGTATATGGTAATGAGATTCTGAATCTGAATCGTCGTTACATTGATAATCTGGAAGGTAATACCAATGGCACCACTATAGCCTTGAATCGTTGGAAAAGTCCGGAAGATCCGGGAAACGGTCAGGTGAACCGTGCCAACCGTAAGTCAAAGGGGTATAATGGTCGTACTTCAACCTGGCATCTGGAAGATGGCTCTTATCTGCGATTGCAGAATGTGACACTAGGATATACCTTGCCGAAGAACCTGACTCAACGCTTTTTCGTGGAAAAATTAAGAGTTTACGTTTCCGGACAAAACTTATGGACTTCGACTAATTATAGCGGATATAATCCGGAAGTAAATGCACGTCCGAGTAATTCTCTTTCACCGGGTGAGGATTATGGAACTTATCCATTGGCTAAAACATTCTTGTTTGGGCTAAACATAACACTTTAA
- a CDS encoding outer membrane protein assembly factor BamB family protein has translation MKKIIYSLLFIFTVVFTACEEDLPKASFDLYELKSLTATAGDMNVTLSWEAYENARPNEYLILWTSGSSEAEGGEMTVDAKTMTTTINNLVNDVAYTFSVQPRYGGGLASKTTAACTPKNARYPISDLTAAAGNERVRLRWTKPASERFTRYQVTVNPGNQIINLDDTSLEEYIVDGLTNDQEYTFNVVCVYPTGNSIAVETSATPGLIYPILASTELVVWEPSTFAYNDMYFMAGEVKSVSWDFGDGTTSGENNPVHAFATTGTYTVAVTVTYVNNTTESGSLTVTVGNYKWNSVDLNFGGLTGYVKTSNPVFSPDGKTMYIPTSTPAGHLFAIDVVSGEFKWVFAIDKVTYGGGALVGSDGTIYQCVSDASVNNVYAIAPTNGKQKWAVKLDGAIGAFPALSEDGVLYCLTNKSILYALDVVNQGSIKWQKKLDGDTGGAVVLDKKGNVYAGTNATIYAFNSKGESLWTLEGDNKVTERGAFALNGNMLYATLKGGGLVAVDMTNGMKKWTYPTTKGDAYFPIVDKNGNVYFTEKGSQTVHAVNAGGSKIWEKNVGNNLNYSGGALSTDGILYIGTQSNNKVLGLDITNGNIVFEETVGQQVMAAVTIGPDKRLYCGTIGSDNIGSIKAFAINKTLESDSWSIRGGDVQGTNRQK, from the coding sequence ATGAAAAAAATAATATATAGCTTGTTGTTCATTTTCACGGTAGTCTTTACTGCTTGTGAAGAAGATCTGCCAAAGGCAAGTTTCGATTTATATGAACTGAAGTCACTAACGGCAACAGCCGGAGATATGAATGTGACTCTTTCCTGGGAAGCATACGAGAACGCCCGTCCGAATGAATATTTGATTCTTTGGACTTCCGGATCATCAGAAGCGGAAGGAGGCGAGATGACTGTGGATGCAAAAACAATGACTACCACTATCAATAATCTGGTGAATGATGTTGCTTACACTTTTTCTGTGCAACCTCGTTATGGGGGAGGATTGGCCAGTAAAACTACTGCTGCCTGTACACCGAAGAATGCAAGATATCCGATTTCTGATCTGACGGCAGCAGCCGGCAATGAAAGAGTGCGTTTGAGATGGACGAAACCTGCAAGTGAACGTTTCACTCGCTATCAGGTTACCGTGAATCCCGGTAATCAGATTATCAATCTGGATGATACTTCATTGGAAGAATACATCGTCGATGGTTTGACTAACGATCAGGAATATACATTTAATGTAGTCTGTGTTTATCCTACAGGCAATTCTATTGCGGTGGAAACTTCTGCTACTCCCGGATTGATCTATCCTATTCTTGCTAGTACGGAACTGGTTGTGTGGGAGCCTTCTACCTTTGCTTATAACGATATGTATTTCATGGCTGGTGAAGTGAAATCGGTAAGTTGGGATTTTGGTGATGGTACGACATCGGGAGAAAACAATCCGGTGCATGCTTTTGCTACTACCGGTACTTATACAGTGGCCGTAACGGTGACTTATGTTAATAATACCACCGAGTCGGGCAGTCTGACTGTCACGGTCGGCAATTATAAATGGAATTCTGTCGATTTGAACTTCGGTGGACTTACCGGATATGTAAAGACCTCCAATCCGGTGTTCTCTCCGGATGGAAAAACAATGTATATCCCGACATCTACTCCTGCGGGTCATTTGTTTGCTATTGACGTAGTGAGCGGTGAATTCAAGTGGGTGTTTGCTATTGATAAGGTGACTTATGGCGGGGGAGCGTTAGTCGGTTCTGATGGCACTATTTATCAGTGTGTGAGTGATGCTTCTGTAAATAATGTATATGCAATAGCTCCTACTAATGGTAAACAGAAATGGGCGGTTAAATTGGATGGTGCAATAGGAGCTTTCCCTGCATTGTCTGAAGATGGTGTCCTTTATTGTTTGACTAATAAAAGCATATTGTATGCACTTGATGTAGTTAATCAGGGTAGTATCAAGTGGCAGAAAAAGTTAGATGGTGACACGGGAGGTGCTGTTGTCCTTGATAAGAAAGGCAATGTCTATGCCGGTACGAATGCAACAATTTATGCCTTCAACTCAAAAGGTGAATCGCTTTGGACATTGGAAGGAGATAATAAAGTGACAGAACGAGGAGCTTTTGCGTTGAATGGTAATATGCTTTATGCAACATTGAAGGGAGGTGGACTTGTGGCTGTGGATATGACAAACGGAATGAAGAAATGGACGTATCCGACCACGAAAGGAGATGCTTATTTTCCGATTGTTGATAAAAATGGCAATGTCTATTTTACTGAAAAAGGATCACAGACTGTTCATGCAGTAAATGCCGGCGGATCTAAAATCTGGGAGAAAAATGTGGGTAACAATTTGAACTACAGTGGAGGTGCTTTGAGTACGGATGGTATTCTTTATATAGGTACCCAATCGAATAACAAAGTGCTGGGACTTGATATTACTAATGGTAACATTGTTTTTGAAGAAACTGTGGGACAACAAGTAATGGCAGCTGTTACTATTGGCCCCGATAAACGGCTTTATTGCGGAACGATCGGATCTGATAATATCGGTTCGATAAAGGCATTTGCTATCAATAAGACGTTGGAGTCGGACTCCTGGAGTATTCGTGGTGGTGATGTTCAAGGTACAAACCGTCAAAAGTAA
- a CDS encoding MBL fold metallo-hydrolase, producing MDIIRKIQYLLFCLLAIGFVACDDDDNNSTETGHEGILTQLAEEVDATAQQLWSSSPLIVNTGRTTTLTKIQGYADKCKDDYFISYLNGFDQASTSMEKCDPIIYFYRSAFDRVMDGIKNSKVENGTAAIWLLYNMGYVVKTPSGCFAIDISHRWAKELAPYIDFLCVTHKHSDHYDNDLIQAMFDLGKPVLSNYLKDTTYPYTAKGDKDYEIGKFKIKTCITDHNNAGLSNFVTVFSIDCGEDTGNFVFMHVGDSNYKPEQYTNLASHVNVLIPRYAPNALTENNILGSGAGQVEPDYVLLSHILELAHAGVDESRWSLDMALERASKINCEQTYVPMWGEKLVWKNNKLN from the coding sequence ATGGATATAATAAGAAAAATACAATATTTACTGTTTTGTCTTTTGGCAATAGGTTTTGTTGCTTGTGATGATGATGACAACAACAGTACCGAAACAGGTCATGAAGGAATTCTTACGCAATTGGCAGAGGAAGTAGATGCCACTGCACAACAGTTGTGGAGTTCTTCTCCTTTGATTGTCAATACCGGACGTACCACTACTTTGACCAAGATCCAGGGATATGCGGATAAGTGTAAAGATGATTATTTCATCAGTTATCTGAATGGCTTCGATCAGGCAAGTACGAGTATGGAAAAGTGTGATCCGATTATCTATTTTTATCGGAGTGCATTTGATCGTGTGATGGATGGAATTAAAAACTCAAAAGTAGAAAATGGTACGGCAGCGATCTGGTTACTCTATAATATGGGGTATGTGGTAAAAACTCCGTCAGGATGTTTTGCTATTGACATTTCTCATCGTTGGGCGAAAGAGCTGGCACCTTATATTGATTTTCTCTGTGTTACACACAAGCACTCCGATCATTATGATAATGATCTTATCCAGGCTATGTTTGATTTAGGTAAACCGGTGTTATCCAACTATTTGAAAGATACGACATATCCTTATACTGCAAAGGGGGATAAAGATTATGAAATTGGAAAATTCAAGATTAAAACCTGTATCACTGACCATAACAATGCCGGGTTATCTAATTTTGTGACTGTGTTTTCGATCGATTGTGGGGAAGATACCGGTAATTTCGTCTTTATGCATGTAGGAGACTCCAACTATAAACCGGAACAATATACGAATTTGGCTTCTCATGTGAATGTCTTGATACCGCGTTATGCTCCCAATGCTCTGACCGAAAATAATATTCTGGGTTCAGGTGCGGGACAGGTGGAGCCCGATTATGTCTTGTTATCACATATCTTGGAACTGGCTCATGCAGGTGTTGATGAATCAAGATGGTCATTGGATATGGCACTCGAACGGGCTTCGAAGATTAACTGTGAACAGACTTATGTACCAATGTGGGGAGAAAAACTAGTCTGGAAAAACAATAAACTGAATTAA